The proteins below are encoded in one region of Tessaracoccus aquimaris:
- the cydC gene encoding thiol reductant ABC exporter subunit CydC produces MRRLLGELLAAIPKGRGRLILAIAMASLASASSVALMGVSAWLISFAAMAPPVLYLQPAAVGVRAFGISRGVFRYAERIFGHEVALRMQGALRVRVFDKLAGTTLIGRRRGDLLTRVVADVNAVQDLVVRVVIPFVSASVVVLGTTVMLAVFNLPSALALFATAALAGVVLPWWTQRMSLAADVAAVPTRGRLGDGVRELALTSTDLVAYGADGAELDRLLAIDDELRAQEARGAWVRGIATGGQLVASGVAVALAMYFGTSAVAAGDLDPRFLAVLALTPLAMHEVLGTFAQAAQTYTRARSALDRLTEVIDATPVGTGDVTDGDAPTPGLRFDDATVGWPGSGPVLAGVDLTVAPGERVALVGPSGIGKTTIAATALGLIPAMGGRISRGGRVGYLEQDAHIFATTVAENVRIGDRDATDEDIVNALREAGLDLAPQRLIGEEGTTLSGGERRRLAVSRLLVGERQLIILDEPTEHLDRETADALMADVWAAFDGDPVLVITHDPEVMAACDRVVTVEGPDLRRGPSTSSSRAGEPGATT; encoded by the coding sequence ATGAGGCGCCTGCTCGGCGAACTGCTCGCCGCGATCCCGAAGGGCCGCGGCCGGCTGATCCTCGCCATCGCGATGGCCTCGCTGGCTTCGGCGTCCTCGGTGGCGCTGATGGGCGTGTCCGCGTGGCTGATCTCCTTCGCGGCGATGGCTCCCCCGGTGCTCTACCTACAGCCCGCCGCCGTCGGGGTGCGCGCCTTCGGCATCTCGCGGGGCGTGTTCCGCTACGCGGAGCGCATCTTCGGCCACGAGGTGGCGCTCCGGATGCAGGGCGCGCTGCGGGTCAGGGTCTTCGACAAACTCGCGGGCACCACGCTGATCGGCAGGCGCCGAGGCGACCTGCTGACCCGGGTCGTCGCCGACGTCAACGCGGTGCAGGACCTGGTCGTGCGAGTGGTGATCCCCTTCGTGTCGGCGTCTGTCGTGGTCCTCGGCACCACCGTGATGCTCGCCGTGTTCAACCTGCCATCGGCGCTGGCGCTGTTCGCGACGGCAGCGCTCGCGGGCGTCGTCCTTCCGTGGTGGACGCAGCGGATGAGCCTGGCCGCCGACGTGGCAGCGGTCCCGACGCGCGGGAGGCTGGGCGACGGCGTCCGCGAGTTGGCGCTGACGTCGACCGATCTGGTCGCGTATGGGGCGGACGGCGCGGAACTTGACCGGTTGCTGGCGATCGACGACGAACTGCGGGCGCAGGAGGCGCGCGGCGCGTGGGTGCGCGGCATCGCCACCGGCGGTCAGTTGGTCGCCTCGGGGGTCGCGGTCGCGTTGGCAATGTACTTCGGCACCTCCGCGGTCGCGGCGGGCGACCTCGACCCACGCTTCCTCGCGGTGCTAGCGCTGACCCCGTTGGCGATGCACGAGGTGCTCGGCACCTTCGCGCAGGCCGCGCAGACCTACACGCGGGCCCGCTCCGCCCTCGACCGCCTGACGGAGGTGATCGACGCGACGCCGGTCGGGACCGGCGACGTCACCGACGGCGACGCGCCGACTCCGGGGCTGCGGTTCGACGACGCGACGGTCGGCTGGCCCGGCTCGGGTCCCGTCCTGGCGGGCGTGGACCTGACGGTGGCGCCAGGTGAGCGGGTGGCGTTGGTCGGGCCGTCCGGGATCGGGAAGACCACCATCGCGGCGACGGCGCTCGGGCTCATCCCCGCCATGGGCGGCCGGATCAGCCGCGGCGGCCGCGTCGGATACCTGGAACAGGACGCCCACATCTTCGCCACGACGGTCGCCGAGAACGTGAGGATCGGCGACCGGGACGCCACCGACGAGGACATCGTCAACGCGCTGCGCGAGGCCGGCCTGGACCTCGCTCCGCAACGGCTGATCGGCGAGGAGGGCACGACGCTCTCGGGCGGTGAGAGGCGCCGCCTCGCGGTGTCGCGCCTGCTGGTGGGCGAGCGTCAACTCATCATCCTGGACGAGCCGACCGAGCACCTCGACCGCGAGACGGCCGACGCGCTGATGGCCGATGTCTGGGCCGCGTTCGACGGTGACCCGGTGCTCGTGATCACGCACGACCCCGAGGTGATGGCCGCCTGCGACCGGGTGGTGACGGTGGAGGGGCCCGACCTCAGGAGGGGCCCCTCGACGTCATCGTCCCGTGCTGGGGAGCCCGGGGCGACCACCTGA
- a CDS encoding polysaccharide lyase family 8 super-sandwich domain-containing protein, translating into MGTFSLKRRTFLAGSATIAAATVCTSLPAAAEDEYAELIRRRRDFLTGGEVAASHAGLAEKRATLDAAADDLIATFTRTAGRKHLWSNLPLNAVSTTAEVGNLGVTANQVTALAVAWAAPASKHHGSASLLTDLIGALGFIASVYRAGRNRPGNWWFWEVGLPRQLGDTLVLLGDQVAADLVTSLVNAIRFFAPDPNIRTTIPTLKETGANRADKALACIERGLLAKSPADILLGRDALSDTKGAGKDSLFARVTSGDGFYSDGSFIQHAKLPYVGTYGAVAVAAVGEALAMLGGSTWAVTDPQLGNLHEAVMKSFAPFQWDGRTMDTVRGRAVSRERERDYNSGFAIAHAVLVLGASAPQAQAAQWRSVVKGWLTRMTDQSAATNSQKLAASARLLEVLVDDATEAAAPLVATVSTVAQERMVHHRPDWAVAVNTSSTRIGRYEWGNKENNLGWYQGDGMMFLYHRRDSAQFSDDFWPTVDPYALPGITANSAVRASGLADGTGIPGAPNTYAGGVTAGGSVGTTAMDLVNATGTLTAKKSWFYLEDRVVCVGSEITDTSGTLTRTVLENRGYAKGSLPKVTLNGVEAPAAPVAQQATWALIDGHAGYVSLGIAAGAPQPFSIASEERTGTWQAINSGADTGGSTTPLARDYVRVEYLHHNAGDSYAYEILPLASAERTSSEAESNGVLVSRADSAHVVETADGNTRLAHYFAAGDYDGWSVDAPAAIALRRTQAVTRRAAGAQVIELVVSNPTKNAANLQVATPLDATGRIIEQDPTITVVSESPLTIRCATAATPGAEHRITFASAPTAEPVIVRYLDTEGVVLAPGYSIVGALGDPYSATQVDIEGHVLTEVPANASGVIGDAVVNVDFVFRKVEDPQPSESPSPEPTTSPSPDPTTSPSPSASPTATPTPTTTPRPTAGPTPTAAPSASPSPTSRPTVRPTSTTPTRTPGRPDSGGRPGLPSTGR; encoded by the coding sequence ATGGGCACCTTTTCTCTCAAGAGGCGAACTTTCCTCGCAGGGTCGGCGACCATCGCCGCCGCGACCGTTTGCACCTCGTTGCCCGCCGCGGCCGAGGACGAGTACGCGGAACTGATCCGCAGGCGTCGGGACTTCCTGACCGGCGGCGAGGTAGCCGCCAGCCACGCGGGACTTGCCGAGAAGCGTGCGACGCTCGACGCGGCTGCGGACGACCTGATCGCCACCTTCACGCGCACTGCGGGCCGGAAGCACCTCTGGTCGAACCTGCCGCTCAATGCGGTCTCGACAACAGCCGAGGTGGGAAATCTCGGTGTCACGGCGAACCAGGTCACCGCGCTGGCCGTCGCCTGGGCCGCACCGGCGTCCAAGCACCATGGCAGCGCCTCGCTGCTCACCGATCTCATCGGGGCCCTCGGGTTCATCGCATCGGTGTACCGGGCAGGCAGGAACAGGCCGGGCAACTGGTGGTTCTGGGAGGTCGGGCTGCCCCGTCAACTGGGCGACACCCTGGTGCTGCTCGGCGATCAGGTGGCTGCCGACCTTGTGACGAGCCTGGTGAACGCCATCCGGTTCTTCGCGCCGGATCCCAACATCCGAACCACCATCCCGACCTTGAAGGAGACGGGAGCCAACCGCGCAGACAAGGCGCTGGCGTGTATCGAACGAGGGCTGCTCGCCAAGTCCCCGGCCGACATCCTGCTCGGCCGCGACGCACTGTCCGACACCAAGGGGGCGGGCAAGGACAGCCTCTTCGCCCGGGTCACCTCCGGGGACGGCTTCTACTCGGACGGCTCGTTCATCCAGCACGCCAAGCTCCCATACGTCGGCACCTACGGCGCCGTCGCGGTGGCGGCCGTCGGTGAGGCCCTCGCGATGCTCGGCGGGAGCACGTGGGCCGTCACGGACCCCCAGTTGGGCAACCTGCACGAGGCCGTGATGAAGTCCTTCGCCCCCTTCCAGTGGGACGGACGAACCATGGACACGGTGCGCGGCCGGGCCGTCTCCCGCGAACGTGAGCGCGACTACAACTCAGGCTTCGCGATCGCCCACGCGGTGCTGGTCCTTGGCGCGTCGGCACCGCAGGCCCAGGCCGCCCAGTGGCGCAGCGTCGTCAAGGGTTGGCTGACCCGGATGACCGATCAGAGCGCCGCGACCAACTCCCAGAAGCTCGCGGCGTCCGCCCGGCTCCTCGAGGTGCTCGTCGACGACGCCACGGAGGCGGCGGCGCCCTTGGTCGCAACCGTGAGCACGGTGGCCCAGGAACGGATGGTGCATCATCGGCCCGACTGGGCCGTCGCGGTGAACACCTCATCCACGCGCATCGGCCGCTACGAATGGGGCAACAAGGAGAACAACCTCGGCTGGTACCAGGGCGACGGGATGATGTTCCTGTACCACCGGCGCGACTCCGCGCAGTTCTCCGACGACTTCTGGCCGACCGTCGATCCGTACGCGCTGCCGGGCATCACGGCCAACTCCGCCGTCCGTGCCTCGGGGCTTGCCGACGGCACCGGCATCCCCGGCGCGCCCAACACCTACGCCGGTGGCGTGACGGCGGGCGGCAGCGTCGGCACGACCGCGATGGATCTGGTCAACGCGACAGGCACCCTCACCGCCAAGAAGTCCTGGTTCTATCTGGAGGACCGGGTCGTCTGCGTCGGCTCGGAGATCACGGACACCTCCGGCACGCTGACCCGCACCGTCCTCGAGAACCGCGGATACGCCAAGGGAAGCCTGCCGAAGGTGACGCTCAACGGCGTCGAAGCTCCGGCGGCCCCGGTGGCGCAGCAGGCGACGTGGGCGCTGATCGACGGCCACGCCGGCTACGTCTCGCTCGGGATCGCGGCCGGCGCACCGCAGCCCTTCAGCATCGCCTCCGAGGAACGAACCGGCACCTGGCAGGCGATCAACAGCGGCGCCGACACGGGCGGCAGCACCACGCCACTCGCCCGGGACTACGTCCGTGTCGAGTACCTCCACCACAACGCGGGAGACAGTTACGCCTACGAGATCCTTCCGCTGGCCTCGGCGGAGCGGACCTCGTCCGAGGCAGAGTCGAACGGCGTTCTCGTCTCGAGGGCCGACTCCGCGCACGTCGTCGAGACGGCGGACGGGAACACGAGGCTCGCGCACTACTTCGCCGCTGGCGACTACGACGGGTGGAGCGTCGACGCCCCGGCGGCTATCGCCCTGCGTCGGACCCAGGCGGTAACCAGGCGGGCCGCGGGCGCCCAGGTCATCGAACTCGTCGTCTCGAACCCGACCAAGAACGCCGCGAACCTGCAGGTCGCCACCCCGCTGGATGCCACGGGGCGGATCATCGAGCAGGACCCGACGATCACCGTCGTGAGCGAGTCGCCCCTGACCATCCGGTGCGCGACCGCGGCCACGCCGGGCGCCGAACACCGGATCACGTTCGCCAGTGCGCCGACGGCCGAGCCGGTCATCGTCCGCTATCTCGACACCGAGGGCGTCGTACTGGCGCCGGGCTATTCGATCGTCGGCGCGCTGGGGGACCCCTACTCGGCCACCCAGGTCGACATCGAGGGCCACGTGCTCACAGAGGTTCCCGCGAATGCGTCCGGAGTGATCGGCGACGCGGTCGTGAACGTCGACTTCGTGTTCCGCAAGGTCGAGGACCCCCAGCCGTCTGAGTCGCCGTCGCCTGAACCGACCACGTCCCCATCACCGGATCCGACGACCTCCCCGTCGCCCTCGGCGTCGCCCACGGCGACCCCCACCCCGACCACGACCCCGCGTCCGACGGCCGGGCCGACGCCGACCGCTGCGCCGAGCGCCTCGCCCAGTCCCACCTCGCGGCCAACGGTCAGGCCGACGTCCACCACGCCGACGAGGACCCCTGGTCGTCCGGACTCAGGTGGTCGCCCCGGGCTCCCCAGCACGGGACGATGA
- a CDS encoding glycosyltransferase codes for MIQEAGAARPLRVAQFTDNYGPGSNGLMFAVQQLEGNLLDAGDEVIVVAPAAKGPNPHHGREGRREIRLPSVKVPKMPTRVASGRHFDRTIDQIAELRPDVIHVHGFGTVGALGTWAARRLDIPMLLTWHTDFDAYADHYSAVLPLLTGVVRAFARLTKGEVVDSEDLRLAEVRYEDRGRSTALLLGLCQKMLETADVVTTPSPKTATRCRLISTNANIRVVPNGVDPLPPGPPPFPHPDGPLVLYAGRIAPEKGIPLLADAFALVHAQRPDARLCVVGDWERYSHIKKVLSAGRDAGRIILPGEQKRDALGAYYGMADVFAFPSLTDTQALVLHEAALAGLPIVSVDHELQLVIEPGVNGEITRPTAASLAAGLLRTLDRLDDTAWRESASARSVELASQWTIASQARAMLDIYAELAGVGALASARD; via the coding sequence GTGATCCAAGAAGCCGGCGCAGCGCGACCACTTCGTGTGGCGCAGTTCACCGACAACTACGGTCCAGGCAGCAACGGCCTGATGTTCGCCGTCCAGCAGCTCGAGGGGAACCTGCTCGACGCGGGCGACGAGGTCATCGTCGTGGCCCCGGCCGCGAAGGGCCCCAACCCGCACCACGGCCGCGAGGGTCGCAGGGAGATCCGGCTGCCGTCGGTGAAGGTTCCGAAGATGCCGACGCGAGTCGCGAGCGGTCGCCACTTCGATCGGACCATCGACCAGATCGCCGAACTGCGCCCCGACGTCATCCACGTGCACGGCTTCGGAACGGTCGGCGCGCTCGGCACCTGGGCCGCCCGCCGTCTCGACATCCCGATGCTGCTCACCTGGCACACCGACTTCGACGCATACGCCGATCACTACTCCGCGGTGCTCCCGCTGCTCACGGGCGTCGTGCGGGCCTTCGCCCGGCTGACAAAGGGCGAGGTCGTCGACTCGGAGGATCTCCGCCTCGCGGAGGTCCGCTACGAGGACCGCGGCAGGTCGACCGCGCTGCTGCTCGGGCTGTGCCAGAAGATGCTCGAGACCGCCGACGTCGTCACGACCCCGTCACCGAAGACGGCGACCAGGTGTCGCCTGATCAGCACCAACGCGAACATCCGCGTCGTGCCCAACGGCGTCGACCCGCTGCCCCCAGGCCCTCCGCCGTTCCCGCATCCCGACGGCCCGTTGGTGCTCTACGCGGGCAGGATCGCGCCGGAGAAGGGCATCCCGCTGCTCGCCGACGCGTTCGCGCTGGTCCACGCGCAGCGACCCGACGCGCGGCTGTGCGTGGTCGGCGACTGGGAGCGTTACTCCCACATCAAGAAGGTGCTCTCAGCAGGTCGCGACGCGGGACGCATCATCCTGCCGGGCGAGCAGAAGCGCGACGCGCTCGGCGCCTACTACGGCATGGCCGACGTGTTCGCGTTCCCCAGCCTGACCGACACCCAGGCGCTCGTGCTGCACGAGGCGGCACTCGCGGGGCTGCCGATCGTCTCCGTCGACCACGAACTGCAGTTGGTGATTGAGCCGGGCGTCAACGGGGAGATCACCCGCCCGACCGCAGCATCGCTGGCCGCCGGCCTGCTGCGCACGCTCGACCGACTGGACGACACGGCGTGGCGGGAGAGCGCGTCTGCCCGCTCGGTCGAACTGGCGTCGCAGTGGACGATCGCCTCGCAGGCCAGGGCGATGCTCGACATCTACGCGGAACTCGCCGGGGTCGGAGCCCTCGCCTCCGCTCGCGACTGA
- a CDS encoding LacI family DNA-binding transcriptional regulator — translation MSKTDSKTPTLIDVAKLAQVSVSTASKALNGRSDVSEATRSRVVAAADQLSFVPNTLAKSLLTGRTGTVGLITHDLEGRFSIPLLMGAEDAFGLNKVSVLLCDARGDAIRERYHLGVLMERRVDGLIIVGARPDTRPSLGDIQVPVVYAYAPSDDPDDCSIVSDNVGAGRIGVEHLLASGRRSIAILGGDVTYGASEERSRGAIARLAEEGLSPVGGAALFGTWSEDWGRAAMRTVLTQHPQVDGVLCGNDQIARGALDSLRDEGRSVPRDVAVVGHDNWAILATGARPALTSIDMNLEDIGRRAAHRLAEAMEGRPSHGVEYLPPRLVVRNSSLA, via the coding sequence ATGTCGAAAACGGATTCGAAGACGCCGACCCTCATCGACGTCGCCAAGCTTGCGCAGGTCTCCGTGTCGACGGCGTCGAAGGCGCTGAACGGCCGCAGCGACGTGAGTGAGGCGACCCGCTCGCGGGTGGTGGCGGCGGCGGACCAACTCAGCTTCGTCCCGAACACGCTCGCGAAGTCGCTCCTGACGGGCCGCACCGGCACCGTCGGCCTGATCACCCACGACCTCGAGGGCCGGTTCTCCATCCCGCTGCTGATGGGCGCGGAGGACGCGTTCGGGCTGAACAAGGTCTCGGTGCTGCTGTGCGACGCGCGCGGAGACGCGATCCGGGAGCGCTACCACCTCGGCGTCCTGATGGAGCGCCGGGTCGACGGGCTCATCATCGTCGGCGCGCGGCCCGACACCAGGCCATCCCTCGGCGACATCCAGGTGCCCGTCGTCTACGCCTATGCGCCGTCCGACGATCCCGACGACTGCTCGATCGTCTCCGACAACGTCGGCGCCGGGCGGATCGGCGTCGAACACCTGCTCGCCTCCGGGCGGCGCAGCATCGCCATCCTGGGCGGCGACGTCACCTACGGCGCCTCCGAGGAGCGCTCCCGCGGCGCGATCGCCCGGCTCGCAGAGGAGGGGCTGAGCCCGGTCGGAGGGGCCGCGCTGTTCGGAACCTGGTCGGAGGACTGGGGACGCGCCGCCATGCGCACCGTGCTGACGCAGCACCCGCAGGTCGACGGGGTGCTGTGCGGCAACGATCAGATCGCCCGCGGCGCGCTCGACTCGCTGCGCGACGAGGGGCGGTCGGTGCCCCGTGACGTCGCGGTGGTCGGCCACGACAACTGGGCGATCCTCGCCACCGGCGCCCGCCCCGCCCTGACCAGCATCGACATGAACCTCGAGGACATCGGCCGTCGCGCCGCCCATCGCCTCGCCGAGGCGATGGAGGGTCGCCCCTCGCATGGCGTCGAGTACCTGCCGCCCCGCCTGGTCGTCAGGAACTCCTCGCTCGCCTGA
- a CDS encoding ABC transporter substrate-binding protein: MKTRSIVAAVAAMSLSLGLAACGGGDTPGNNGGSPAASIPADGLDDGTELTMWTRAPLERQAKNAVEAYNSTHKNQVKLEILPNDDVEGKVGGAIQTDTLPDILAGDVVRIPYWVQQGVFADVTAQIDGLDTANLQKGHIDAGTLDGKKHTLPFVTDISVMVWNKDLYKEAGLDPEKGPATVDEFLSQAKAVAGLNKSGVAGSYLAGQSGGALVFTLFPMMWASGEEVLNEDGTKANVASDNAKKIYAAYNDLAKTTNGLGAGSKEETGATWTAPFQEGKVGVMQYPYTAVTGLFDTVDFEIGVAGIPGVEGNQSTFLGGDALGISKSSKKVAQAWNFMSWLMSDEAQQKVFADNNDTASSLSVLENGYADADERTKIANATIKDGRAPVAVNFNEAFNAAGSNWQLLIQDAVWGDGSQVDSLNEQITATLGG; this comes from the coding sequence ATGAAGACTCGTTCGATCGTGGCCGCGGTCGCGGCCATGAGCCTCAGCCTCGGGCTTGCCGCCTGCGGAGGCGGCGACACGCCAGGCAACAACGGGGGCTCACCGGCGGCGTCCATCCCGGCCGACGGGCTCGACGACGGCACCGAACTGACGATGTGGACCCGCGCCCCACTGGAGCGCCAGGCAAAGAACGCCGTCGAGGCCTACAACTCGACACACAAGAACCAGGTCAAGCTGGAGATCCTCCCCAACGACGACGTCGAGGGCAAGGTCGGCGGCGCGATCCAGACCGACACGCTTCCCGACATCCTCGCCGGCGACGTGGTGCGGATCCCCTACTGGGTGCAGCAGGGCGTCTTCGCCGACGTCACCGCCCAGATCGACGGGCTCGACACCGCCAACCTGCAGAAAGGCCACATCGACGCAGGCACCCTCGACGGCAAGAAGCACACCCTTCCATTCGTGACCGACATCTCGGTGATGGTCTGGAACAAGGACCTCTACAAGGAGGCGGGCCTCGATCCCGAGAAGGGCCCGGCGACCGTCGACGAGTTCCTGTCGCAGGCAAAGGCCGTGGCGGGGCTGAACAAGTCCGGCGTCGCGGGCAGCTACCTCGCGGGCCAGTCCGGAGGCGCGCTCGTGTTCACGCTCTTCCCGATGATGTGGGCCAGCGGTGAGGAGGTCCTCAACGAGGACGGCACCAAGGCAAACGTCGCCTCGGACAACGCCAAGAAGATCTACGCGGCCTACAACGACCTCGCCAAGACCACCAACGGCTTGGGGGCGGGCTCCAAGGAGGAGACCGGCGCAACGTGGACGGCACCCTTCCAGGAGGGCAAGGTCGGCGTCATGCAGTACCCGTACACCGCGGTGACCGGCCTGTTCGACACGGTCGATTTCGAGATCGGCGTCGCGGGCATCCCCGGCGTCGAAGGCAACCAGTCGACCTTCCTGGGCGGCGATGCGCTCGGCATCTCCAAGAGCTCCAAGAAGGTGGCGCAGGCGTGGAACTTCATGTCGTGGCTGATGTCTGACGAGGCCCAGCAGAAGGTCTTCGCCGACAACAACGACACCGCCTCCAGCCTCAGCGTGCTCGAGAACGGCTACGCAGACGCCGACGAGCGCACCAAGATCGCCAACGCCACCATCAAGGACGGTCGCGCACCGGTCGCGGTCAACTTCAACGAGGCGTTCAACGCCGCTGGCTCCAACTGGCAGCTCCTGATCCAGGACGCCGTCTGGGGCGACGGGTCGCAGGTCGACTCGCTCAACGAGCAGATCACCGCGACGCTCGGCGGCTGA
- a CDS encoding carbohydrate ABC transporter permease, with protein MTSTTMTTPTKAPRRRTHAAREAATGWAFATPVTLVLVLLFLAPIVLVVIMSGSKWTLLGGNQGLNGTTNFEKVFADPMLLDSIWFTLKYTVLTTVILMPIALGLALLVQEARRWNNVLRTAILVPSALGIASASVLFYALYSPQVGPINKALAGLGLMDQNSSLLGTPNGALWATVFLVVWRFSGFYMLLTMVGLQAIPTDVYEAARIDGASRWRTFTQVTLPLLKPTIAMTMIMSITGSLLAFDQFYVLTKGGPNNSTMTVVQLIYRYAFETKRDLGMAAALSVLVLVALIVVNAVQLRAMGVTDKEDK; from the coding sequence ATGACGTCAACGACGATGACGACGCCCACAAAGGCACCGAGGCGGCGGACCCACGCGGCACGCGAGGCGGCCACCGGATGGGCCTTCGCGACCCCCGTGACACTTGTCCTGGTGCTGCTGTTCCTGGCACCGATCGTGCTCGTGGTGATCATGTCCGGGTCGAAGTGGACGCTCCTCGGCGGCAACCAGGGCCTGAACGGGACCACCAACTTCGAGAAGGTCTTCGCCGACCCGATGCTTCTGGACTCGATCTGGTTCACGCTGAAGTACACCGTCCTCACGACCGTCATCCTGATGCCGATCGCGCTCGGGCTCGCGCTGCTCGTGCAGGAGGCGCGGCGCTGGAACAACGTTCTTCGCACCGCGATCCTGGTGCCGTCGGCGCTCGGCATCGCGTCCGCGTCGGTGCTGTTCTACGCGCTGTACTCGCCGCAGGTCGGCCCCATCAACAAGGCGCTCGCCGGGCTGGGGCTGATGGACCAGAACAGTTCGCTGCTCGGCACTCCGAACGGGGCGCTGTGGGCGACGGTGTTCCTGGTGGTGTGGCGCTTCTCCGGCTTCTACATGCTCCTCACCATGGTGGGGCTGCAGGCCATCCCGACCGACGTGTACGAGGCGGCGCGGATCGACGGGGCGAGCAGGTGGCGCACGTTCACCCAGGTGACGCTTCCACTGCTGAAGCCAACCATCGCCATGACGATGATCATGTCGATCACCGGCTCGCTGCTCGCCTTCGACCAGTTCTACGTGCTCACCAAGGGCGGCCCCAACAACTCGACCATGACGGTCGTCCAACTCATCTACCGCTACGCGTTCGAGACGAAGCGCGACCTCGGGATGGCCGCCGCGCTCTCGGTGCTCGTGCTGGTCGCGCTCATCGTGGTCAACGCCGTCCAACTGCGCGCCATGGGCGTCACGGACAAGGAGGACAAGTGA
- a CDS encoding carbohydrate ABC transporter permease, producing the protein MRSNAAPKAAYYILTTCIAITFLAPLVWAVISSVSPAPGTSQTSGFGLGNYVALFEYGRGLPAYLLNSLIISVVAIVVTVLCAATGGYAFARFRFRGKNVLFVLVLSVMMVPVAALLIPLIVWMQRIGMQNSLPGVGLVLTLFQLPFGVFMMRNSFAAIPRELEEAAQIDGCSPLRAFFAVMLPTVTPALITVGLFAYLAAWNDFMVSLYLLSMDNAPLPLALVNMRQQAMGVIDYGITTAGVVILTLPALILFLALQKYYVKGFTSGAVKG; encoded by the coding sequence GTGAGGTCCAACGCCGCGCCGAAGGCCGCCTACTACATCCTGACGACCTGCATCGCAATCACCTTCCTCGCGCCCCTTGTGTGGGCGGTGATCAGCTCGGTGTCCCCCGCCCCCGGCACGTCGCAGACCAGCGGCTTCGGCCTCGGGAACTACGTCGCACTCTTCGAGTACGGTCGGGGGCTTCCCGCCTACCTGCTCAACTCGCTGATCATCTCGGTGGTCGCCATCGTGGTGACGGTGCTGTGCGCCGCCACCGGGGGCTACGCGTTCGCCCGGTTCAGGTTCCGCGGCAAGAACGTGCTGTTCGTGCTGGTGCTCTCCGTCATGATGGTGCCGGTCGCCGCGCTGCTGATCCCGCTGATCGTCTGGATGCAGAGGATCGGCATGCAGAACTCGCTGCCGGGCGTCGGCCTGGTGCTGACGCTGTTCCAACTCCCATTCGGCGTGTTCATGATGCGCAACTCGTTCGCCGCGATCCCCCGCGAGTTGGAGGAGGCCGCCCAGATCGACGGCTGCTCGCCACTCAGGGCCTTCTTCGCCGTGATGCTGCCGACCGTCACACCCGCGCTGATCACCGTCGGCCTGTTCGCCTACCTGGCGGCCTGGAATGACTTCATGGTCTCGCTCTACCTGCTGTCGATGGACAACGCCCCGCTCCCCCTGGCGCTCGTCAACATGCGTCAGCAGGCCATGGGGGTCATCGACTACGGCATCACCACCGCAGGCGTGGTCATCCTGACGCTGCCCGCGCTGATCTTGTTCCTCGCACTGCAGAAGTACTACGTCAAGGGCTTCACCTCCGGCGCCGTCAAGGGCTGA